From the Deltaproteobacteria bacterium HGW-Deltaproteobacteria-18 genome, the window CCCGGCCACGATCTCACTGATGCGCTGCGCGGGCACGTTGATTTCCTTGGCCAGCCTGTACTGGCTGATGCCCATGGGCTTCAGGAACTCTTCCAGAAGAATTTCGCCGGGTGTGATTGGTGCGAGTTCGGTCATATTTCCTCCCTTCCCCCTAATGGTAATCGACAATCTCCACATCTTCGGCCCCGGCTTCGGTCCAGCGAAAACAGACACGAAATTGGTCGTTGATGCGGATGCTGTGCTGTCCGGCCCGGTCTCCCTTGAGTGCTTCGAGCCTGTTGCCGGGCGGGATGCGAAGATCATCCAGCCTGCCGGCGATCTCCAACTGCCGGAGCTTGCGGCGGGCGACTGCGGCGATGTTGGCGTAGCGCCGGCAATTGGCCCCTTTGGAAAGCCGTTCCGTGAGTTCGCACTTGAAGGAGATGATCACGGCCGCATAATGACGCGATGCGTGATTAACGTCAAGCGTGATGGGAGGGCGGTTTCGTATCCCGTGCGATGGGGGCGATTCATCAGAGGCTGAACCTCAAATAAGACTGCCCGTTATTTTACGTTCTCGGGTTATCGTAAAATAACGGGCAAAAAGGGTGGGCGAGATCTCATGACATCATTGCCGTCCCTGATCGGAAGAGTTCCTCAGATGAACGGCACCAGCTCCACCAGGCAGCTCATGGTGTTGAAGGCCTGGAAGGCCTCGACCACGTCGGAGCCCGTGTAGCTGACCGTGAGGTCGTCCAGGCGCTTCGTGCGCGGGATCATGCCCGCGCGGTCGGCGCCCGAGGCCGTGGTGCAGCGCACGGTCAGCTCCACATCGCCGTCGAACACGAAGGGTTTCACCTTGGGCGGGTTTTGCAGGGCCTCCTTGGCCGCGGCTTCGATGGCCCGGCAGGTTCTGGCCGGGTGTTCGCAGATGGCGGCGTAGGCGCCGACGGCCTCCTTGACGGCCAGGGTGCGCACGCCCGGCAGCAGCGCCTCGGCCTCACGGCAGGCGGCCAGGTCGCCGGCCACGAAGGTCACGGGTACGCCGAAGTGTCCGGCCAGGGCGGCGTTCAGCCCGATCTCCCCGACCTTGATCCCGTTCAGACGCACTTCCTGCAGGCGGCCCGTGAAGGTGTGCACGATGCTCGCGTTCATGGTCCCGCCCATGGCGTGGTAGCCCACGAACATGGCTGCTGCGAAGGATTCGTCGATGCCGTGCATCATGGACAGGGGGCGCGGCGAGCCCATGACCAGGCGGGCGCGCTCGTCGAGTTCCTCGGGCAGGAGGTTCAGGCCCACGTTGTGGGAGTCGGACACGGTCACGCCCAAAGCGCCGGCTTCGAAGACGCCGCGGATGGCGGCGTTGACCTCGTTCGTCATGAGACGCCGGGCCAGGGGGTATTCACGGCCGTCCACGCGGGAGTGCTCGTGGCGGGCCACGCCGCCCACGCCTTCGATGTCTGCGCTGATATAGATCTTCATGGTGTGTTCCTCTGGTTGTGGAGATGACAGACGGCCACGTGCCCGGGCGAGAGCTCGACGCTTGGCGGCTCGACGCTTGCGCAGCATGGCATGGCCTCGGGGCAGCGCGGGTGGAAGCGGCAGCCCGGCGGCAGGTCCACGGGGCTCGGCACGTCGCCGGTCAGGCGGGCCAGGTTGCGGCGCTGCGCCGGGTCGGGCACGGGGACCGAGGCCAGCAGGGCCCGCGTGTAAGGGTGTCCCGGGGTCTCGAAAAGTTTTTCCGTGGGCGCGGTCTCGACGATGGCGCCCAGGTACATGACCGCGATGCGCCGGCTGACGTGCCGGACCACGGTCAGGTCGTGGGAGATGAACAGGTAGGCGTGGCCGCGTCTGGCCTGCAGGTCGCCCATGAGGTTCAGGATCTGGGCCTGCACCGAGACGTCGAGGGCGCTGGTGGGCTCGTCCATGACCACGAAGGCCGGGTCGGCCACCAGGGCGCGGGCCAGGCCGATGCGCTGGCGCTGGCCGCCGGAGAATTCGTGGGGGTAGCGGTCCAGGCACTCGGGCCCCAGGCCGACTTCGGCCAGGCTGGCGGCGGCGCGTTCGCGCAGTTCGCCCCCCTTGGCCAGCCCGAGGATTTTGAGCGGCAGGGAGACGATGTTGCCCACGGTCATGCGCGGGTCCAGGGAACTCTGCGGATCCTGGAAGACGACCTGCATTCGGGCTCTGGCCCGGGTCAGCTCCGCGCCCGAGAGCCGTGTCACGTCCACCCCTTCGAAGCGCACGGAGCCGCTGTCGGCGTCCAGCAGGCGCAGGATGAGGTTGCCGACGGTGCTCTTGCCGCTGCCCGACTCGCCCACCAGGCCCAGGGTTTCGCCTTTTTCCAGGTGCAGGGAAACCCGGTCCACGGCCTTGAGCCAGCGTTTTTTCCCCTCCAGAAAGCCGCCGCCGAGGGGGAAGGCCTTGCACAGGTTCTCCACGCGAAGCAGTTCGTCGCTCATGACAGGCCGTCCTGGTTGAAAAGATGGCAGGCCACGCTGTGATCCGGGGCGACCCTGATCATCTCCGGGGCGATTCCGCCGCACTCGCTGCTCGCGGCGTGGGGGCAGCGGGGGCGGAAGCGGCAGCCCGGCGGCGGATCGATGGGGCTCGGGACGCTGCCGGGAATGGCGTAGAGCTCCCCGCCCGAGGACCGCCCCGGGATGGAGGCGATGAGGCCACGGGTGTACGGGTGCGCCGGCCGGGCGAAGATGCTCTGCACGTCGGCCACCTCGACCACCTGGCCGGCGTACATGACGGCCACGCGGTTGCAGAGCTGGGCGACCACCCCCATGTCGTGGGTCACGAAGAGGATGGACAGCCCCTGGCGCTCGGCCAGTTCGGCCAGGATGGCCAGGATCTGGCCCTGCACGGTCACGTCCAGGGCCGTGGTCGGCTCGTCGGCCAGGAGCAGGGACGGGTTGCAGATCAGCGCCATGGCGATCATGACCCGCTGGCGCATGCCGCCCGAAAGTTCGTGAGGGTAGGCCCGGAGCACGGATGCGGGCTCCGGCAGGCGCACGGCCGCGAGCATCTCCAGACACGCGTCCGTGGCCTCGGCCCGGCTCGCGCTGCGGTGGGCGCGGACCACCTCGCGCATCTGGTTGCCCACGGTGAAGACGGGATTGAGGCTGTTCATGGGTTCCTGGAAGATCATGGAGATGCGTTCGCCGCGCAGCCTGCGCATGTCCGTGCGCGGCAGCTTCAGCAGGTCCCGTCCCTCGAAGAGGATTTCGCCGGCGTCGATGCTGCCGGGCGGGGAGGGGATGATGCGCAGCACGGCGCGCGAGAGCACGGACTTGCCGCAGCCCGTCTCGCCCACCAGGCCCATGACCTCGCCCTGGTTCACGGTCAGGGACGCTCTGTCCAGCACGTGCGCCCGGCCCTGGTAGGTGCCGAAGCTGATCGAGAGGCCGCGGATGTCGAGCAGGGGGGCGCTCATCGCCTGATCCTCGGATCCAGGACGTCGCGCAGGGCGTCGCCGAAGATGTTGAAGCCGATGACCGTGAAAAGAATGAACAGGCCCGGGAAGGTCGCGTACCACCACTGGTCCATGAGGAATTTGCGTCCCGAGGCGATCATGGCCCCCCATTCCGGGGTCGGCGGTTGGGCGCCCAGGCCGATGAAGGACAGGGACGCGGCGATGAGGATGGCGTCGCCGAGCGTCAGGGTGGCCAGGACGATGGCGGAATTGAGGCAGTTGGGCAGGATGTGGCGGCGGATGATGAAGCCGTGCCCGGCCCCGGCCACCCGGCTGGCGGCCACGTAAGGCATCTCGCGCACTACCAGGGCCTCGCCGCGCACGAGTCGCGCGAATTTCGGGATCATGACGAAGGCTGTGGCCAGGATGGCGTTCACCAGGCTCGGCCCCATGGCTGCGGCCAGGGCCAGGGCCAGGATCAGCGACGGAAAGGACAGGATGACGTCCATGAGGCGCATGATGACGTTGTCGATTTTCCCGCCGAAATACCCGGACGTCGCCCCGATGAGGGCGCCCGTCACACCGGCCACGGTGATGACCAGCAGGCCGATGGAGAGGGAGATGCGCGCGCCGTAGAGCACGCGTGAAAAGATGTCGCGGCCGAGTTCGTCGGTACCGAAGTAGTGGGCCGCGCCGGGCGGCATGAGTCGGTCGGCGAGGGACAGCTTCACCGGGTCGAAGGGCGCCAGGAGCGGCGCGCCGATGGCCAGCAGGACCATGACGGCGATGACCACGCCGCCGATGACGGCTGAGGGGTTGCGCGAGAGGATGCGCAGGGTGAGCTTCAGTTCGCGGAAGATCGGGTGTGCGGCCACGTCGTCCCCTAGTAGCGGATGCGCGGGTTGAGGAAGGCGTAGAGCACGTCCACCGCGAGGTTGATGACCACGTAGGCCGTGCTGGCCAGCAGGGTGAAGCCCATGATGGCCGGAAAATCGAGCGAGTTGATGGAGTCCACCACGTACTTGCCCATGCCCGGCCAGGCGAAGATGGTTTCCGTCAGGATGGCCCCGCCGAGGAGTTCACCCAGGGACAGGCCGGCGATGGTCACGGTGGGGATGAGCGAGTTCTTGAAGGCGTGCTTGAAAATGACCCGGGCCGTGGACAGGCCGTTGGCCTTGGCCGTGGTGATGTAGTCCTGCCCCAGGACCGCGATCATGGACGAGCGCACGATGCGCGTGATGACCGCCAGGTAAACGTACGACAGGCAGAAGGCCGGCAGGATGAGGTGGCTCAGCACTTCTTTGAGCAGGGCCCAGTCCCGGGCCAGGATGGCGTCGATGACGTAGAGGCCCGTCACGGCCGCCGGCGGCGAGCTGGTGATGTCCAGGCGCCCCGAGCCCGGGAGCCAGCCGAGGTTGCGGTAGAAGAGCAGGAGCAGCATGAGCCCCAGCCAGAAGACCGGGGTGGACACGCCGATGACCGAGAAGACCCGGGCGACGTGGTCGGCCAGGCGGTTGCGCCGCACGGCGGCCAGGATGCCGAGCGGGATGCCCACGGTCAGGCAGAGGACGAGGCTGGCCATGGTCAGTTCGAGCGTGGCCGGGAAGAAGTCGGCCAGGTCCTTGGTCACGGGTCGGTGGTTGCGGATGGACTGGCCCAGGTCGCCCTGCACGAGGCCCTTCATGTAGCGCACGTACTGCACGGGCAGGGGCCTGTCCAAGCCATGCTCCCTGCGGATGGACTCCACGGCCTCCTTGCTGGCCTTGGGCCCGACGATGATGCGGGCCGGGTCGCCGGGGATGGCGTGGGAGATGATGAACGTCAGGATGCTCACCCCGATGAGCACCGGGATGGCGGCCAGGACGCGCTTGATGATGTAGGCGAGTATCCGCATTCGGTCCAAGGGGTCCCGGCCGGAAGGTGTTTCCGGCCGGGACGCGATGTCGGGTTATTTCTTCGAGATGGACTCGAAATTGTACATGGATTCGAGCATGGGGTTGAACACGTAGCCCTCAACGTTGGCCCGCAGGGGCACGATGGTCTGGATCTGGTACAGGAAGATGTAGGGGGCGTCCTGCATGATGATGTCCTGGGCCTCGCTGTAGAGCTTCTTGCGTTCTTCCACGTCGGAGAGGGTTTCGGCCTTGCGGACGAGTTCGTCAACCTTTTCGTTCTTGTAGAAGCTGCGGTTGCCGGGCAGGCCCTGCTTGGCCGAGTCGAACCAGAAGTTCATGAACATGTAGGGGTCGGCGAAGTCCGGGCTCCAGGCGCCCAGGCACAGCTCGAAGTCGCCCTTGTCGATCTTGTCGCGCAGGGTCGGGTTGGCCATGAGTTCCAGGTTCAGCTTCACGCCGATGTCGGCCAGGTTGGCCTGCATGACGAGTGCGATCTGCTCCCAGGTGGCGCGGCGTTCGGAGTAGATGAGGGTCAGCTCCAGGTTCTCGGCGCCGGCGGACTTGAGCAGCTCCTTGGCCTTGGCGACATCGAGCTTGTACTGGAAGACATCCCCCCGGTGTCCCCACATGCCGTCGGGGATGGGCCCGCGCATCTGCACGCCGTTGCCCTGCAGGACGTGGTCGATGATGCCTTTGTAATCCACGGCGTAGGACAGAGCCTGGCGCACGGCGGGGTTCTTGAGCTTCTCGTTCTGGCAGTTGACGTAGACGTACTCGACCATCTGCGAGGGGAAGCGGTTGACCACGATGTCCTTGTTCTTCTCCAGGGCCGGGATCTGGTCGATGAGGATGTTTTCGGCGATGTCCACGTCGCCCTGCTCAAGCGCCATGCGGCGGTCGGCGGACTCGGACATGAAGCGGATGATGACCTTCTTGAGTTTCGGCTTGTCGCCCCAGTAGTTTTCCTTGGCCTCGAGCACGCAGCGCTGCCCGCGGGTCCACTCGGCGATGCGGAAGGGGCCGCTGCCGTCCACGTTTTCGGCCAGGAAGGCCTGGGCCTTGTCGTCGCCGACGGCCTTGGCCGCGACCTTGGGATTGACGATGGACGCGCCGTCGGTGGCCAGGGTCTGCAGGAACGGGCCGTAGGGGTTTTTCAGCGTGATTTCGAGGGTGTATTCGTCAAGGGCGGTCATGGAGGCGATGGCGCTGATGTTGTCGGCCGGCCCTTTGCCGATGGCTATGGTGCGGTCCAGGGAGAAGCGCACTGCTTCGGCGTTGAGCGGCGTGCCGTCGTCGAAGGCGATGCCCTTGCGGATCTTGAAGGTCCATTTCAGGCCGTCGTCGGACACGGTCCAGGACTCGGCGACCATGGGCTCCACCTCGGTCAGGCCGACGCCGTTCTCGACCTTGTACTTCACCAGGCGGTCGTAGCAGGGGTAGATCTGCCGCCAGTCGTAGTTGTCGCTCGACACGCCCGGATCCAGGCTATGGATGTCCGAGGAAACGGCGACGACAAGGGTGTCCTTGTCCGCGGCAAAGGCCGCGGGGGCCATGGAACCGATCAAGAGGAGAAGACAAAGTGTCCAGATGCGCATGCTCCCTTACCTCCGTAAGTGATTGGAGAAAATATGACGCCACGGACTGCGACTAGCACCTGAGGACATTGGCTGTAAAGGGTTCTTCTTTTTATGCTTATTGGGAATCAAAAGTTACAGACACATTTGTATAGTTCTTCAGCTGCCGCTACAGTCTGCTCCGCCCGTGGCACGGCGGAACTTGCCGTGCCTGGCCGACTTCCGTAGCGTGAAAGCATGAAACACTTCAAGCTCCACCCCACCCTGGCCGCGGATTGCCACGATCTTGGAGTCTGGCGCGATCTGCGCCTTCTCCTGCACAGGGACGCCCATGTGCCCTGGATCATCCTCGTTCCCGAGACATCGATCACCGAGTGGCACGAGCTGCCCGGCGACCTGCACCGGCAGCTTCTGGCCGCATCCACGCTCCTGGCCCGCATGCTCAAGACGGACTTTGCCTGCGACAAGGTCAATGTCGCGGCCATCGGCAATATGGTGCCGCAGTTCCACTACCATGTCATCGGCCGCTGGAGGACGGATCCCTACTGGCCCGGCGTGGTCTGGGGCCGCGTTGAACCGGGGCGCGTCTACGGCGAGAGCGAGGTCAAGGACATGCGCATCCGTTCTCAGGCCTGCATGGCCGACTCCGGGGAGAGCTGAATGCCGAAGCCTGCCGCTCCGACACCTGGCCACGGGCCCGCCTGGCGGGCGTGGGTGCAGGCCGCGCGTCTGCCGTCGCAGATGTACATATTCTGGCCCCTGCTCCTGGGCCAGTCCCTGGCCATGGGCGAAGGCTTCTCCAGGGAGGTTGTCCTGGCCTGCCATTTCTACGGCCTGGTCAGCCAGTTCTACATCGTCTTTGCCAACGATGTGGCCGACATGGCCACGGACCGCAGAAATCTTACGTTCACGCTGTTCTCGGGAGGGTCCAGGGTCCTTGCGGATGGGCTACTGACAAGGCGGCAACTGGGCAAGGCGGCCGTGCTGTGCGCCGGACTCTCGGCATTGACAGGGGTATTTCTGGGAGTCCGTCACGGCGTCTGGCTGCCCCTGCCGCTCATCCTGTTCGGGCTGGCGCTGCTGTGGGCGTACAGCTATCCTCCCTTGCGCCTGTCCTACCGCGGCGGCGGGGAGTACCTACAGATGGTCGGGGTCGGGCTCGTGCTGCCCATGATCGGTTTCAGCGCTCACGCCGGAACTCTGGCCGGGCTGCCCTGGACGGTCATGCCGCTCATGCTCGCCCTGTCACTGTCCTGCGCCCTGGCCACGGCCCTGCCCGATGAGCCGTCCGACCGGGCCGACGGCAAGCGAACGCATGCCGTGAGGTTCGGCATTGCGGCCACCCAGCGCTCCATCCTGCGGCTGAACGCTCTGGCCCTGGCCTGGTTCCTGCTCGTTCCGCTTCAGGGGGCGTCGCTGGCCGCGAGAATCCTGCTGGTTCTGCCGTGTCTGGCGCTCTGGCTGGTCTGCCGGCGACTGACCGACGTGCGCCCCGGGGAGCGGGGCATGCTCCTCTTCGTCACCGCGCAGGTGGTCTTTACCCTGACGCCCATGATCGGCCTGGCCATTCTGTTCCTGGTTTCCTGATTCTTGCCTGCATCCATGGGGCCCCGGCACTTGATCGCGTCAGCAGTGACATACGGGGGCCCCCGGCGATCACGCTTCGTCTACTACGGCATCATCGTGTCCGGCGTGACGCTCTTCAATGGGAAGCTTTGAGGCTTTCTTCGGCCTTCAATCCTTGAGCCAGTAAAAAGAAAGAGGCGGAATCAGGAGCTGTCCATCCTCGACGGGTACGCGTTCGCCGGAGCACAGGTCCGTCATGCTCTGGTTTGTGAAGAACCCGTGCGGAGCCAGTGTTTCCACGGGAAGCGGCTGCGCTTCGACGTTGAAGTTGTTTATGACGAGCACCCGGCTGCGGCAGTTTTCCGGATCCGTACGGTAGAAAACCAGCAGGTTCGGGTTCTCGACCAGCAGCAGGTGACGATTGTCGAAATCCGCAAAGGCCGGAAGTTCCTTGCGCAAGGCGATCATTTTTTTGAGCGAGGAGAAGATGCGCTGTTCGACCGTGCCGCTTTGATGGCGTTTTTCGGCCTTGTCCCAGTCGAAGCGGGATCGGTGCACCCAGCGCGAGTCGTGCTGGGTGGCCGGATCGGACAGGAATTCCAGATTATTCAGGGTTCCGATGGCGTCGCCGTAATACATGAGCGGCAGGCCGCCGAAGGAGAGAATGACGCTGTGCAGCAGCGTGATGCTCTTGATGGCGGCGCTTATGGCACCTTCGTCCTTGGATTCCAGCGCCGACTCCAGGCCGACCAGCGAGGCCAGCGAGCCGGAGATGCGGGCGTCGCCGGTCTTCAGATTCGTGCCGAACGGCATGCCTCTGGCCGGTGATTCCGGGAACCTGCCCGTGAAATAGTCGACCAGAAAGGACCGGTGCAGGGTCGGGTCGTATCCTGCCTGCACCACATCGCTGTCATCGAAGCCAAGTCCGATGTCGTCGTGGCAGCGCACGTAGTTGAGCCAGGTCGCCCGCTCCAGTTTATTCGGCAGGTTTTTCACGCCCAGGTTGAGCAGATTTGCGTTTTTGGTGGCTACGGCGTCCCAGAGCAGGGCCATGAGCGAGGCGTTGTACGCGATTTCGCATTCCTTGGAATAGATGGCGTCCTCGCCGAAATATTTGGAGATTTCACCGGGCGCGACAATGGCCTCGGCGATGAACAGCACGCCGGGCGCCGTTACCTGACAGCAGTCCTTCATGAGCCGCAGCAGCAGATGGGCTTCGCGTTCGTTCTGGCAGGTGCTGCCGATCTTCTTCCAAAGAAAGGCCACGGCATCGAGGCGCAGGATATCGGCGCCCTTGTTGGCCCAGAAAAGGATAATGTCGAGCATTTCAATGAGCACCGCCGGATTGCGGTAGTTCAAATCCCACTGATAATTGTTGAAAACCGTCATGACCCATTTGTCCATGGTTTCGTCCCAGGTGAAGTTTCC encodes:
- a CDS encoding excinuclease ABC subunit A, giving the protein MIISFKCELTERLSKGANCRRYANIAAVARRKLRQLEIAGRLDDLRIPPGNRLEALKGDRAGQHSIRINDQFRVCFRWTEAGAEDVEIVDYH
- a CDS encoding oligopeptide ABC transporter ATP-binding protein is translated as MSDELLRVENLCKAFPLGGGFLEGKKRWLKAVDRVSLHLEKGETLGLVGESGSGKSTVGNLILRLLDADSGSVRFEGVDVTRLSGAELTRARARMQVVFQDPQSSLDPRMTVGNIVSLPLKILGLAKGGELRERAAASLAEVGLGPECLDRYPHEFSGGQRQRIGLARALVADPAFVVMDEPTSALDVSVQAQILNLMGDLQARRGHAYLFISHDLTVVRHVSRRIAVMYLGAIVETAPTEKLFETPGHPYTRALLASVPVPDPAQRRNLARLTGDVPSPVDLPPGCRFHPRCPEAMPCCASVEPPSVELSPGHVAVCHLHNQRNTP
- a CDS encoding methionine ABC transporter ATP-binding protein gives rise to the protein MSAPLLDIRGLSISFGTYQGRAHVLDRASLTVNQGEVMGLVGETGCGKSVLSRAVLRIIPSPPGSIDAGEILFEGRDLLKLPRTDMRRLRGERISMIFQEPMNSLNPVFTVGNQMREVVRAHRSASRAEATDACLEMLAAVRLPEPASVLRAYPHELSGGMRQRVMIAMALICNPSLLLADEPTTALDVTVQGQILAILAELAERQGLSILFVTHDMGVVAQLCNRVAVMYAGQVVEVADVQSIFARPAHPYTRGLIASIPGRSSGGELYAIPGSVPSPIDPPPGCRFRPRCPHAASSECGGIAPEMIRVAPDHSVACHLFNQDGLS
- a CDS encoding D-ala-D-ala transporter subunit codes for the protein MAAHPIFRELKLTLRILSRNPSAVIGGVVIAVMVLLAIGAPLLAPFDPVKLSLADRLMPPGAAHYFGTDELGRDIFSRVLYGARISLSIGLLVITVAGVTGALIGATSGYFGGKIDNVIMRLMDVILSFPSLILALALAAAMGPSLVNAILATAFVMIPKFARLVRGEALVVREMPYVAASRVAGAGHGFIIRRHILPNCLNSAIVLATLTLGDAILIAASLSFIGLGAQPPTPEWGAMIASGRKFLMDQWWYATFPGLFILFTVIGFNIFGDALRDVLDPRIRR
- a CDS encoding peptide ABC transporter permease → MRILAYIIKRVLAAIPVLIGVSILTFIISHAIPGDPARIIVGPKASKEAVESIRREHGLDRPLPVQYVRYMKGLVQGDLGQSIRNHRPVTKDLADFFPATLELTMASLVLCLTVGIPLGILAAVRRNRLADHVARVFSVIGVSTPVFWLGLMLLLLFYRNLGWLPGSGRLDITSSPPAAVTGLYVIDAILARDWALLKEVLSHLILPAFCLSYVYLAVITRIVRSSMIAVLGQDYITTAKANGLSTARVIFKHAFKNSLIPTVTIAGLSLGELLGGAILTETIFAWPGMGKYVVDSINSLDFPAIMGFTLLASTAYVVINLAVDVLYAFLNPRIRY
- a CDS encoding peptide ABC transporter substrate-binding protein, producing MRIWTLCLLLLIGSMAPAAFAADKDTLVVAVSSDIHSLDPGVSSDNYDWRQIYPCYDRLVKYKVENGVGLTEVEPMVAESWTVSDDGLKWTFKIRKGIAFDDGTPLNAEAVRFSLDRTIAIGKGPADNISAIASMTALDEYTLEITLKNPYGPFLQTLATDGASIVNPKVAAKAVGDDKAQAFLAENVDGSGPFRIAEWTRGQRCVLEAKENYWGDKPKLKKVIIRFMSESADRRMALEQGDVDIAENILIDQIPALEKNKDIVVNRFPSQMVEYVYVNCQNEKLKNPAVRQALSYAVDYKGIIDHVLQGNGVQMRGPIPDGMWGHRGDVFQYKLDVAKAKELLKSAGAENLELTLIYSERRATWEQIALVMQANLADIGVKLNLELMANPTLRDKIDKGDFELCLGAWSPDFADPYMFMNFWFDSAKQGLPGNRSFYKNEKVDELVRKAETLSDVEERKKLYSEAQDIIMQDAPYIFLYQIQTIVPLRANVEGYVFNPMLESMYNFESISKK
- a CDS encoding HIT family protein, with amino-acid sequence MKHFKLHPTLAADCHDLGVWRDLRLLLHRDAHVPWIILVPETSITEWHELPGDLHRQLLAASTLLARMLKTDFACDKVNVAAIGNMVPQFHYHVIGRWRTDPYWPGVVWGRVEPGRVYGESEVKDMRIRSQACMADSGES
- a CDS encoding alpha-amylase, whose amino-acid sequence is MYEQASHALLNEILAGLRPEIGKFRLRHFYTRLGANFYAIYSLFKLLYGDRPDFKQQMVRLVETLALRYMERTPALRKSDLAREVHYNWFLSQKWVAMTLYCDRFADNLQGLRERLPYFQELGVNMLHVMPILDCPPENNDGGYAVRDFRKIDARYGNLEDVEALAATLKSREILLVLDVVVNHTSDEHEWATRARQGEKKYQDYYYVFDDRETPDAYEEGMPEIFPATAPGNFTWDETMDKWVMTVFNNYQWDLNYRNPAVLIEMLDIILFWANKGADILRLDAVAFLWKKIGSTCQNEREAHLLLRLMKDCCQVTAPGVLFIAEAIVAPGEISKYFGEDAIYSKECEIAYNASLMALLWDAVATKNANLLNLGVKNLPNKLERATWLNYVRCHDDIGLGFDDSDVVQAGYDPTLHRSFLVDYFTGRFPESPARGMPFGTNLKTGDARISGSLASLVGLESALESKDEGAISAAIKSITLLHSVILSFGGLPLMYYGDAIGTLNNLEFLSDPATQHDSRWVHRSRFDWDKAEKRHQSGTVEQRIFSSLKKMIALRKELPAFADFDNRHLLLVENPNLLVFYRTDPENCRSRVLVINNFNVEAQPLPVETLAPHGFFTNQSMTDLCSGERVPVEDGQLLIPPLSFYWLKD